ACGTCATTGAGGCCAGTCTGATTGCTCTGATTGATTCCATCGAGTATAAACTGCTTAGCGACGAGGAACAAAACAAGCTTGGTTAGTCCAGGCAGTCAGAAAGAAAAAAAGTGCGAACAGATAATCAATAAGTTCGACTAAAGAAATATTAAAATTGTAGGAGAAAAGTGAATGAATTATAAAATTGCAGTGATTCCTGGAGATGGAATCGGACCGGAAATAGTTGCCGCCAGTATTAAAGTGCTTGACGCTGTGGCAGACAAATTTGATCATACCTTTGATTATACTGAAGTGCTGGCTGGTGGTGCGGCTCTTGATGCTTGTGACACCCCGCTTCCTCAGGAAACTGTGGATATTTGCCTAAACAGCGATGCTGTTTTATTGGGTGCTCTGGGTGGACCAAAATGGGATACTTTACCAGGGGATAAACGCCCGGAAGCTGGTCTTTTAGCTCTAAGAAAAAGTTTAGGTCTTTTTGCCAATCTGCGACCAGCCATCCTTTACGAAGAGTTAAAAGATGCCTGTCCTCTAAAACCGGAAGTTATTGGTGAAGGTTTAGATGTTATGGTTGTTCGAGAACTGACAGGTGGTATCTATTTTGGTGAAAAAGGCCGGGACGGAGAAACTGCAGCTTGGGATATTATGAAATATTCTCGTCCGGAAGTGGAAAGAATTGCCAGAACCGCTTTTACCATTGCCATGAAACGTGGCAAAAAGGTAACTAATGTTGATAAAGCCAATGTTCTGGAAGTTTCCCGTTTCTGGAGATCTATTGTAGAAGAAGTTGCTAAAGACTTCCCGGAAGTTACCCTTAATCATTTATATGTTGATAATGCAGCTATGCAGCTGGTTATTAACCCCAAACAGTTTGATGTTATCGTAACTGGTAATCTGTTTGGTGATATTTTATCTGATGAGGCAAGTATGCTGACCGGATCAATCGGAATGCTGCCTTCAGCTTCTATGTCAGATGGCAAGTTTGGTATGTACGAACCAATCCACGGTTCTGCTCCTGACATTGCTAACCAGAATAAGGCAAACCCGATTGCTACTATCGTATCGGTTGCCATGATGCTGCGCTACTCATTGGATTTAAACGAAGAAGCTGATGCAATTGAAGCAGCTGTTAAAAAGACACTGGCTCAGGGCTATCGAACAGGTGATATCTATTCTCAAGGTATGACGATGGTCAATACTGTTGAGATGGGTCAGAAAATCATCGAAAATTTATAGAATTATAGTATACAATTTAAAGTCAGAAAGGAATTACCATGAAAAGTGATCAGGTCAAAAAAGGTGTTGAAACAACGCCACAACGTTCTTTATTTAAAGCTATGGGTTATATCGATGAAGAGCTTGAACAACCGCTGGTTGGGGTAGTTAATGCATTTAATGAAATCATTCCCGGGCACATTCACTTAAACACTATCACAAAAGCGGTCAAAGAAGGTGTCAGAATGGCTGGCGGTACACCGATCGAATTCCCGGCTATTGGGGTTTGTGACGGCATCGCCATGGGTCATAGCGGCATGAAATATTCATTGGCGTCGCGGGAACTGATTGCGGATTCAATCGAGATTATGGCGACAGCACACTCATTAGACGCTTTAGTGTTTGTTCCTAACTGCGATAAAATTGTTCCTGGTATGTTAATGGCAGCAGCACGCTTAAATATACCGGCCGTATTTGTCAGTGGTGGTCCCATGTTGGCTGGAAAATCAGTTGGGCAGAAAGACAGTGACTTGAATACGGCCTTTGAAGCAGTGGGTGCCTTTAATGCCGGAAAAATTGATGAAGACCAACTCAAAGAGTATGAAGATTCGGTTTGTCCGAGTTGCGGATCTTGCTCAGGGATGTTTACCGCCAATTCTATGAACTGTCTGACTGAAGTTCTGGGACTGGGTTTGCCTGGCAATGGAACTATCCCAGCAGTTTTTGCTGAACGTGTACGTTTAGCTAAGAAAGCTGGGATTCAGGTCATGGAAATGTTCAAGCGCGATATAAAACCCAAAGATATTATGACAGAAGCAAATTTCGTCAATGCCTTGGCTTGCGATATGGCACTGGGTTGTTCGACTAACAGTATCCTGCACTTACCGGCGATAGCAAGTGAAGCTGGCGTAACCATTGATTTACAGGAAGTTAATGCAATCTCTGCTAGAACACCACATTTGTGTAAGCTGGCTCCAGCAGGCGGTCATCATATCGAGGATCTGTACTATGCCGGTGGTATCCAGGCACTGATGAAAATTTTAGCCGATGCAGACCTGATTGACACTTCATTGATGACGGTGACTGGAAAAACCATTGCTGAAAATATAAAATCAGCGGTTAATAAAAATCATGAGGTCATCCACCCAATCGACAATGCTTATGGTAAAACAGGGGGCCTGGCAATTCTGTTTGGCAACCTGGCTCCAGACGGATGTGTGGTCAAACAGGGAGCGGTTGCTCCGGAAATGCTTTCCCATGAAGGGCCAGCTAGAGTATTCAACAGCGAAGAAGAAGCAACAGCAGCGATTCGTGGTGGTAAAATCAATAAGGGTGATGTGATTGTCATTCGTTATGAAGGTCCCAAAGGCGGACCGGGAATGCGGGAAATGCTTTTCCCAACTTCGGCAATCGCCGGTATGGGCCTGGATAAAGACGTGGCATTAATCACTGACGGACGTTTCAGTGGGGCGACCCGTGGAGCATCTATTGGCCATGTTTCTCCGGAAGCGGCTGCTGGTGGACCAATTGCTCTGGTTGAGGAAGGTGACCTGATTGCCATTGATATTCTGGCACGGTCAATTTCTTTAAAAGTCAGTGAGGAAGAACTGGCACAGCGAAAAGAAAACTGGGTTCCTTTAGAACCAAAAATCAAGACCGGTTATCTGGCACGATACGGTAAGTTGGTAACCTCAGCTTCAACTGGAGCAGTTTTCGAAAAATAAGCTAAAGTATTACGATTCGATAAAGCCAGAAATCATCGATGATTCTGGCTTTATTGATATATAAATTTGAAGGGAAGTGAAAAAATGGAAGATAAAAATTTGTTATTGGGATCCGAAATCGTTGTTAAATGTCTGGAAGAACAGGGAATTAAACATGTTTTTTCATTCCCTGGTGGTGCGGTGATTCCTCTCTTTGATGCTTTTTACCGGCTTGATCCTGATATTGCAGAAATTGGCCCTTGCCATGAACAAAATGGCGTACATGCTGCGGACGGTTATGCAAGAACCAGTCATACGGTTGGGGTAGCCATTACCACATCAGGTCCAGGGGCAACGAATGCCATTACCGGAATTGCTAATGCATATCTGGATTCAGTACCGCTGGTTGTTTTTACCGGTCAGGTTGCGACGCCTTTGTTGGGAAAGGATTCATTCCAGGAAATTGATATTACCAGTGTGACCATGCAGATTACCAAACATAATTATCTGGTAACCAGGGTAGAAGAGCTGGCAGATATCATTAGAGAAGCCTTCCAACTGGCACAGTCAGGCCGACCTGGACCTGTTGTAATCGATGTGCCTAAGGATGTATTTTTGACAAAAGCTGAGTATAAACCTCAAGAAATAGAAAGTGTTGGTCTTTCTCACCCTGAAATTTCAGAAGTTTCTATTGAAAAAGCAGTCGAACTGATTAGTCAGGCTCAAAGACCGATTATTTATGCTGGTGGTGGTGTGGTCAGATCGAATACTCACGGTGAACTTCTGGCATTTGTTGAAAAATCTGGAATTCCGACAGCTAATTCGTTAATGGGTTTGGGTGGTATTCCCCGTGATCATCAATTGTCGATGGGCCTGGTTGGGATGCACGGTTCCCAGGAAACAAATCTGGCAGTGATCAAATCAGACCTTTTAATTGCTGTTGGTGCGCGATTTAGTGATCGGGTGACAGGGAATTGCGATGCTTTTGTGCAAAACAAGAAAATTATTCACATTGATATAGATCCAACTGAATTTGCTAAAAATGTCAAAACTGATTTGCCGCTACAGGGAAATATTAAAGATGTCCTGCCTATGTTAACCGAAAAAATCGAAAAAAAATCCTATCCTGAATGGATGGCACAGATTGATACCTGGCGATTACCGGTGCCTGAGGAAAATATCTATACCCCGAAAAATATCTTAAATCAGATGAATATGGCCTATCCAGACAGCTTTGTTGTAACAGAGGTTGGTCAGCATCAGATGTGGACAGGACAGTTTTGGAATGTAAAACGTCCGGGTCAGTTTATTACTTCTGGTGGTCTGGGAACGATGGGCTTTGGTTTAGGCGCAGCAATAGGCGTTCAGCTGGCTAATCCTGAAGATGATGTTCTGCTGATTGCCGGTGATGGCAGTTTTAGAATGAATTGCCAGGAGCTGATTACTGTCAGAAAATACAATCTGCCTCTTAAGATATTTGTCTTTGATAATGAGACTTTAGGGATGGTCAGACAGTGGCAGAAGCTGTTTAGCGAAAAACGATATGCCCAGACTGATATTGCTCAGTGTACGGATTATATTAAATTAGCGGAAGCCAGCGGGATTCCAGGCTTTTTAGTAACGGATCTGAAGGAACTTGAATCAGTTCTTAAAGAAGTTAAAAAAATTGAAGGACCGGTGCTGGTTCAGGTTAAAATTTCTAATGAAGAAGGCGTATATCCTATTGTACCAGCCGGATGCGCCATCGATGAAATCTATTATGAATAATTAAATTAAAATCTGAAGTCCTCGGTATAGGAAAACCCTGTATCAAGCGGCTTCATTTTTTTGACGCAAAAATGTTACTCCAGGACTTTTTGTTGACCTTAAACGTACTAGAAGGCTATAATAAAATCAGTGAAAAGGGGAGGTGCTGAGTGAAAGATGCAAAACAAAGCCTGATTCTGACAATAACAGTTGCAGTTCTAGGGGCGGTTATTGGAGGGATTACCTGGTTTGTATTAACAGTAATGAATAGCGGGATAGATTTTGTCTGGAAATATTTACCCGGCCAGCTGGACTTTTCAATATATCCCATCATGGTTTGTGGTCTCGGCGGCTTGCTCATCGGGCTGTGTACGAAAAAGTTTGGTCCTTACCCATATGAGATGGCAGAAGTCCTGCAGGAAGTTAAAAAAGGGGAGAAAATTCCTTATAATAATCTTCATGTTGTGGCTATGGCGGCCCTTTTACCGCTTATTTTTGGCGGCAGTCTGGGACCGGAGGCCGGGCTTACCGGTATGATAGCAGGACTTTGTTTCTGGTTTTCAGACCGTTTTAAAGCAACGATTAAAGAAGTGGAGCTGATTCCTGAAATTGGAATCGCGGCGACTGTTGGGGCTATATTTGGATCCCCATTATTTGGTTTTATGAATGATATTGAAACCGAGAATGAAAAAACCTTTCTGCCTAAAAACAGTAAAACATTTTTATATTTAGTGGCGATTTTTTGTGGTTTAGGGATTCTGGTGTTTTTGAACACATTAACTGGCAGAGAAATGGGGTGGGGAAAATTTCCGGATATTTCTGAAATCAACATGAAAAGCTGGTTGATTGCCCTTCCGTTAGCGCTCATCGGGGTAGGTGCAGGACTGTTTGAAAACATAATGGAAAAAGGAATTAAAAAAATGTCCAAGCCTTTTGACCAGCTGATTATTACTAAAGCAATTATTGGTGGTGTGGTGCT
This genomic interval from Eubacteriaceae bacterium ES3 contains the following:
- the ilvB gene encoding biosynthetic-type acetolactate synthase large subunit, giving the protein MEDKNLLLGSEIVVKCLEEQGIKHVFSFPGGAVIPLFDAFYRLDPDIAEIGPCHEQNGVHAADGYARTSHTVGVAITTSGPGATNAITGIANAYLDSVPLVVFTGQVATPLLGKDSFQEIDITSVTMQITKHNYLVTRVEELADIIREAFQLAQSGRPGPVVIDVPKDVFLTKAEYKPQEIESVGLSHPEISEVSIEKAVELISQAQRPIIYAGGGVVRSNTHGELLAFVEKSGIPTANSLMGLGGIPRDHQLSMGLVGMHGSQETNLAVIKSDLLIAVGARFSDRVTGNCDAFVQNKKIIHIDIDPTEFAKNVKTDLPLQGNIKDVLPMLTEKIEKKSYPEWMAQIDTWRLPVPEENIYTPKNILNQMNMAYPDSFVVTEVGQHQMWTGQFWNVKRPGQFITSGGLGTMGFGLGAAIGVQLANPEDDVLLIAGDGSFRMNCQELITVRKYNLPLKIFVFDNETLGMVRQWQKLFSEKRYAQTDIAQCTDYIKLAEASGIPGFLVTDLKELESVLKEVKKIEGPVLVQVKISNEEGVYPIVPAGCAIDEIYYE
- the ilvD gene encoding dihydroxy-acid dehydratase, with product MKSDQVKKGVETTPQRSLFKAMGYIDEELEQPLVGVVNAFNEIIPGHIHLNTITKAVKEGVRMAGGTPIEFPAIGVCDGIAMGHSGMKYSLASRELIADSIEIMATAHSLDALVFVPNCDKIVPGMLMAAARLNIPAVFVSGGPMLAGKSVGQKDSDLNTAFEAVGAFNAGKIDEDQLKEYEDSVCPSCGSCSGMFTANSMNCLTEVLGLGLPGNGTIPAVFAERVRLAKKAGIQVMEMFKRDIKPKDIMTEANFVNALACDMALGCSTNSILHLPAIASEAGVTIDLQEVNAISARTPHLCKLAPAGGHHIEDLYYAGGIQALMKILADADLIDTSLMTVTGKTIAENIKSAVNKNHEVIHPIDNAYGKTGGLAILFGNLAPDGCVVKQGAVAPEMLSHEGPARVFNSEEEATAAIRGGKINKGDVIVIRYEGPKGGPGMREMLFPTSAIAGMGLDKDVALITDGRFSGATRGASIGHVSPEAAAGGPIALVEEGDLIAIDILARSISLKVSEEELAQRKENWVPLEPKIKTGYLARYGKLVTSASTGAVFEK
- a CDS encoding chloride channel protein, with the protein product MKDAKQSLILTITVAVLGAVIGGITWFVLTVMNSGIDFVWKYLPGQLDFSIYPIMVCGLGGLLIGLCTKKFGPYPYEMAEVLQEVKKGEKIPYNNLHVVAMAALLPLIFGGSLGPEAGLTGMIAGLCFWFSDRFKATIKEVELIPEIGIAATVGAIFGSPLFGFMNDIETENEKTFLPKNSKTFLYLVAIFCGLGILVFLNTLTGREMGWGKFPDISEINMKSWLIALPLALIGVGAGLFENIMEKGIKKMSKPFDQLIITKAIIGGVVLGAFGIFLPYVMFSGEHQMKEIMEIWQTMGSLTLLLTGIFKLMVGVICKELGWRGGKIFPTIFSGVCIGYALAPFLPVDPVFSVAIVTSALTGFILKKPIAVVLLLLIIFPIDGIIPVTLGAVVGGAFPKLFGPKNE
- the leuB gene encoding 3-isopropylmalate dehydrogenase, giving the protein MNYKIAVIPGDGIGPEIVAASIKVLDAVADKFDHTFDYTEVLAGGAALDACDTPLPQETVDICLNSDAVLLGALGGPKWDTLPGDKRPEAGLLALRKSLGLFANLRPAILYEELKDACPLKPEVIGEGLDVMVVRELTGGIYFGEKGRDGETAAWDIMKYSRPEVERIARTAFTIAMKRGKKVTNVDKANVLEVSRFWRSIVEEVAKDFPEVTLNHLYVDNAAMQLVINPKQFDVIVTGNLFGDILSDEASMLTGSIGMLPSASMSDGKFGMYEPIHGSAPDIANQNKANPIATIVSVAMMLRYSLDLNEEADAIEAAVKKTLAQGYRTGDIYSQGMTMVNTVEMGQKIIENL